A window of Mobiluncus massiliensis genomic DNA:
GGTGGCGATGGGGAAAACCGGGGCGCGGGAACTGAACTATATTTCTGACGTTGATGTTATCTACGTGGGACAAGCCCGGGACGGCGCCGACCTGGATAGCGCCGAGGCGAACCGGCGTGCCACCGCTATCGCTCAGGCGCTCGGCTCCTATTGCTCCGCGACCGGCCCGGAACCGGCACTGTGGGTGTTGGACGCGGCGTTGCGTCCTGAGGGTAAGGACGGCGCCCTGGTTCGTACTTTGGAGTCTCACCTGGACTATTACCAACGTTGGGCGAAGACTTGGGAGTTCCAGGCGCTGCTGAAGGCGCGTCCGGCCGCGGGGGACCGCGAACTGGGCGCCCACTACTTGAGTACCATCCGTCCTTTTGTGTGGTCCGCGGTGGAACGCGAGGGCTTTGTGGAAGATACGCGTGCTATGCGCCGGCGGGTGGAAAAACTGTTGGATCCAAAGAAAGCCGGGCGTGAAATCAAGCTCGGCGCCGGGGGGCTGCGTGACGTGGAGTTTACCGTGCAGTTGCTGCAGCTGGTCCACGGCCGGGTCGATGAGAGCCTGCGGGTGCGCGCGACCTTGGATGCTTTGCAAGCCCTCATCGCCGGAGGCTACATTGGTCGCGACCAGGGCGAGGAAATGGCGGACTATTACCGTTTCTTGCGCGTCATTGAGCATCGCACTCAGTTGGACCGGATGCGTCGCACCCACCTGTTCCCCCAGGACGCCCAGCTGCGCAGAGTCGCACGTTCCATTGACGTGACCCGGTTTTCTGAGGGGGAAAAACTGACCCAGGCTTGGCAGGAAGTGCGTCAAAAGGTTCGGGGGCTGCACGAGGAAATCTATTACCGCCCGCTGCTGCCTGCCATGGCGAAACTATCGGCAGGGGTGGCGGCCTTGGATAGTGCCGCTGCGCAGTCCCGGCTACAAGCCATCGGATACCGCGATCCGAAACGAGCCTTGGAACACATCGAGGCGTTGACCAGCGGGGTGAGTCGGCGGGCCGCGATTCAACGCCAGCTGTTACCGGTGCTACTGGATTGGCTTGCCGATGGGGTGGATCCGGACGGCGGTTTGTTGGCTTTCCGGCAAGTATCTGACGCCTTGGGGGACACGCATTGGTATCTGGGTTTGCTGCGCGATTCGGGTACAGCCGCCCGGAGTTTGACTCGGTTGCTGTCGTCTTCGCCGCTGGTGGCGGGGCTGTTGCCCGCGAATCCCGATGCAATTAAGTGGCTTGATGACGAGTCCCAGTTGCGCGGGCGGACTCGCGAGGAGCTGGAGCGCGAAATCCTGGCGTCTTTTGAGCGCCAACCTGATCTGGACAAGCAAGCCGCGCGGCTGCGGGCAGTGCGGGGTCGGGAGTTGTTGCGGGCGGCTATGGTGGACGTGCTGCAAGGCATTGACCCGCTGCGAACCGCTCAGCGTCTGACTGACGTGGGTGAAGCGGTCCTCGCTGGGGCTCTCGATTTGGCGTTGCGAAAGCTCAACGTGCAGCAGGCCCCGATTGCTCCTGGTCACAAGGGTGGTGGGGAGCCACAGTCCTCGCAGGTTGCGTCGGCGACTCGTGCCCTGGCGTCCGGGGGATATTACGCCGACCACTTAGTCGTGGGCATGGGTCGGTTCGGCGGCGGTGAATCCGGCTATGCTTCGGACGCTGACGTGGTGTTTTACTATCGTCCGTGGCGAGAGTTAGGCAATCCGGCAGCGGGATATTTGCCGACTGCGCCGATGGCGGAATCCCCGGCAGGGGTTACAGAGACCGACCCTGCAGCGTCAGAAATTCGCAAACGAGCCGCGGCGGAGGCGACGAGCCTGGTTAATGCCGTCAGCTCCATCTTGAGCGGAGCCCAAGCTGGGGCCTGGCGCGTCGACACTGACTTACGTCCCGAGGGTCGCTCCGGGCCGGTGTCCAAGGACTTGGGGTTACTGGAGGATTATTTTGCCCGGTGGGCCAGCGCGTGGGAGCGTCAGGCTCTGCTGCGGGCTCGTCCCGTGGTGGGTTCGCCGGCCTTGCGCACAGATTTTGCCGCGATTGTGGATCCGGTGCGGTTTGACACCCCACCGGAGGCGAAAGAGCTGAAAGAAATCCGGCGGTTGAAAGCCCGCATGGAGGCGGAACGGATTGGCGGAGGTCAGGTCGCCGGTGCGGGCAAGACCGCGGCGGCGGTACGCCATGTCAAGCTGGGGCCTGGGGGATTATCTGATGTGGAATGGTCGGTACAATTATTGCAGATGTGCCATGCTAGCGAAGTGCCGGGGTTGCGCTGTGTGTCTACCGGAGATGCCCTGCGGGCGGCTGTAAGCGCTGGGCTGATTTCCGCCCCGGACGCGGAAATGCTGCGTACCGCGTGGATGATGGCCATGTCGATTCGCGCCGCCAATGTGTTGGGTTCAGGGCGGACTACCGGGAAAAAGCTCGATGTGCTGCCCGTCGATCGTCTCTTGGTGACTACCGCGGCGCTGCTGGGCTATGCAGAAGGGGCGCACCAAGATTTAACCGATGACTGGATGCGCACCGCTCGCTTGGCACGCGGGGTCGTGGAACAAATCTTTTACGAATAACCCCTTGCCGACTCTCCGAAGAGAACTGAGCAACCGCTCACCTGCAAAATGCAACCACAAGTTGCGGAATATAGATTAGATTCAAGGTGGAGGTGCTGGAATGCAACTGGGGAATTTCTCACAATGATTTGAGGGTGCGATGGCACTCGAAAGAATCTAAATTAGGAGCATTAGAAATGATAATGGCAGAGAAAATCATTCAGCTACGGAAGAAGAACGGTTGGTCACAGGAAGACTTAGCGGCCGAGTTAGGTGTCAGCAGGCAGGCGATTTCCAAGTGGGAAAGCGCCCAATCAATACCTGACATTACACGAATTTTGGATATGAGCAAGATTTTCTCGGTGAGTACGGATTTCCTGGTCAAAGACGAACTGGAGATGTCCGATGCTACCACATCTGTTCAGGAACCCGCCGTCAGTGATGCCTCCCCCTCCTCGCCGCGCGTCGTTTCCATGGAAGAAGCGGTGGGTTTGCTGGACGTGAAAACACAAAGTTCCAAACTTGCCGCCTGGGGAACCGCGCTGTGCATTTTTGGGGCTGCCTTTCTGGTGCTGTTTACATTCCTCATTGATTTTCCGGGAGTGAGACTTTCGGAAAACTTAAGCTTAAGCATTGGTATGGTGGGAATGGTGATACTGGTAGGAACCGGCGTGGCTGCGCTCACTGCCTATGGAATTCGAGTTAAACCATTCGAATACCTGGAAAAGGAACCCTTTGAAACGGCTTACGGGGTGGATGGCATGGCTAAACAACGCCGGGAAAAATTCCATCAAACCTATGTCACCAAACTGTTTGGCGGGGGATTACTGTGTATGGCAGCCGTTGTCATGGTGTTGCTCGGTTCAATGTGGAGCGAAGATTCCTCTGGTAATACCACTACACTGGTCAGTTTGGTACCCGCAGGGGTCGCTGTTGCCGGCTTCGGGGTCTACCTGCTCATCAGTGCGTCCATTCCAATGAGAGCCTTGCGCCAACTTTTACAAGAGGAATCAGTGGCGGCTCCGGACAAGCGCTCCGCTCGGATTATCGAGCCCATTTCCACAGCCTATTGGCTTATTGTGTTGGCGGTTTTCCTTGCCTACGTCTTCATCAGTAAAAACTGGGGCATGAGCTGGGTTATTTTCCCGGTTGCTTTGGCTCTCTATGGGGCGCTTGTGGCCATTCTGCACGCGATACTGGATAACAAATCCGACAAATACACCCAGGGTGGCAAAACAAGCTAAGGTTGGGTGCGAGTGAGAAAGGAACAACGTTGCGACTGGTATTGATTCGTCATGGGCAAACCGACTCGAACCTCTCTGGGGCTTTGGATACGGCTTGGCCGGGGCGTCCTTTGAACGCCACGGGGCGCGAGCAGGCAGCGGCTTTGGTTGAGAAGTATCACCAGCTGGTGGGGGCGGCTCCGCAGCGTTTGGCCAGCTCATTCATCCTTCGGGCGCGCCAAACCGCCGAGCCGCTGGCTCAGGAATTTAGCCTTCCCGTACAGGTAGACCCCGATTTGCGCGAAGTGAGAGCCGGACTGCTGGAAATGTCCACGACCCAACAGGACACCAGAGAATATCTATATACCGCTATCGACTGGGGAACCGGCAACCTGGACCGGCGGATGCCCGGAGCAGAAACCGGAGCCCAAACTTTGGCGCGTTTCGACCGGGGCATTGCACGGCTGTGCGCCGGCTTGGAGGACGATCCGCAGGCCACCGTGGTGGTCATCATCCACGGTGCGATTATGCGCGTGTGGGGCGCAAACCGCATCGAGGGCCTGACCCTTGACCTGTTATCGCAGTTCCCTTGCCTAAACTGTTCCCTCACGATGGCTACCGGCAGCCCGACCGCCGGTTGGAAAGCCGAGCTGTGGTCGGATCGTAAACTGGAGGATTGGCCGGTGGTACCCGGAGCTCAGCCGCGCACCTCCAAAGAAGCCCGCGAACAACTGGAAGCCGTGCTGTTCAGCTGAGCCACCCGGCCAGTATCAACGACGCGACACCGTCCCGGAAACCTGCAGAACAGAAAACCTAGAACCGTGAACACCCTAACCAAGTTGATAATTATCCAGGCCATCATCCTGGTGATTCAGATTATCCTGTACTTCGGCTCGGAGCGTTTCCAGCACGTGTTTCATAATCCTCAACGCCGGCTGGATCAGCATATCCCGCGCATTCCCGCTTTTGTCTATCCGTATGTGCTGTGGTTTCCGCTCATCGTGATATTCCCGATTGGGCTGTACTATTTTTCACCAGGCAATTGGGTGGCGCTCCAGTTAGCGTGGATATTTTGCGTGGTCGTCTCAGTAGCGGCCTACCTGGCGTATCCCACGACTTTTCAGCGTCAAGAATTGGGACAGAGTCTGACCGAACGCCTGTTGGCACTGGTGTACAAGACGAGCTACCGCGGGGTCAATTGCGCCCCCAGCTTGCACTGTTCCACCTCGATGATGATTGCTTTCACCGCCGTGGTGACAGTGCAGATGCCCTGGTGGCTACGAGTCGTCTCGGTCTTGGTAGCTGTGGCTATTGTCCTGGCTACCCAGTTCACCAAGCAGCACGCCCTGGTGGATTTGCTGACTGCTATTCCGGTCGCAGCAATATCGTTGACCATAGGTTTTGGCGTGACAGCAGCTGGCGGAACCGAGCTGATTCAGACGTGGTTTGGTCTATAGCTAGAGCACTTTCGAGACGAACTCGCGGGTGCGAGCTTCGCGGGGATTATCCAAAACTTCGGCGGGGCTGCCGATTTCCATGATTTGTCCCTCGTCCATGAAAGCCAGGGTGTGACCGACCTCGCGGGCGAAACCGATTTCGTGGGTCACCACCATCATGGTCATGCCGTCCCGAGCCAAATCTTTCATGACCTGTAGCACTTCTCCGACCAGTTCGGGGTCGAGGGCGGAGGTCGGTTCGTCGAACAGCATCAGTTCGGGGTCCATCGCCAAAGCGCGGGCAATCGCCACTCGCTGCTGCTGACCGCCGGACAGCTGGGACGGGTAGTGTTCCATGCGGTCGCCCAGACCGACCCGATCGAGCAGTTGCCGAGCCTGCTCGATAGCTTCGTCCCGGGACTTCCGCAAAACGTGAACCGGGGCTTCCATGACGTTTTCAAGGGCGGTCTTGTGAGGAAACAGGTTGAAACGCTGGAATACCATGCCGATACGTTCCCGTTGGGCGGACACGACTTTATCGGGTAGTTCGCGCAGGACCGTGTTCCGTTCCGTCAAAGCGCCGGTTTTCAGATACCACGAGCGTCTCCGACCCGGCAGGGGCGCCTTTTCCTCGGACATTCCCAACAGCTGACCGTCCAGGTAAATCCGCCCCGAAGTGATGGTTTCCAGCTGGTTAATGCAGCGCAAAACTGTAGATTTACCCGAACCGGAAGGGCCAATGAGAACGCACACCTCGCCCTTGTGAATGTCTAAGTCAATGCCCTTCAACACGTGCAGGTGACCGAAGTACTTGTGGACATTGCGCAAAGCCACCATGGTGCCTGCCACATCTGCGGGGGCGGGAATGAGTTCTCCCGGCTGCAAATCCGGGAAAGCATCGACGATACCCCCGAGGTCTGCAGTGTCCAGAGGACTGTTCGTCATCAGGTCGTTACTCAAGATTTCACATCCAATAGTGTTTTCGTTTCCGTGGCTGCGCTGAGAGTTTTGTGGCGTGGCGTGGTAGCGGCTTGTTGAGTGTTGAAGCCTTTACCGAAATATTTCTCAAGGTAGTACTGGCCCACCATCAGGATTGAGGTGATGAGCAGGTACCAGATGGCGGCGCAAATCATCATCGGCACCGGCATGAAAGTCAGGCGTCCCAGGTTCTGAGCCTGGAAGTTCAGCTCCAAGGTAAACGGCACCACCGAGACTAGGGAAGTCGTTTTCAGCATGGAAATCGTTTCGTTGCCGGTGGGAGGGACAATGACGCGCATGGCTTGGGGAATGATGATGCGGCGCAAAATCATGCCGCGTTTCATGCCTAGCGCGGTCGCTGCCTCCCACTGTCCGGGATTGACCGAGTTCAGCCCGGCGCGCACGATTTCAGCCAGGTAGGCGCCTTCGTTCAAGCCCAGTCCCAGCATGGCTGACCAGAACATGTTTAGCACCAGTTTCGTTTCCACCGCAAACAGTTGAGGTCCGAAAGGAATCCCCAGGGTAATCATCGGGTAGAGCGTCGGCAGTAAGCCCCAAAAAATCAACTGGGTGTAAATCGGGGTGCCGCGGAAGAACCAGATATAGAACCAGGCAACGCCTTTCAGCACCGGGTTAGGGGACTGG
This region includes:
- a CDS encoding bifunctional [glutamine synthetase] adenylyltransferase/[glutamine synthetase]-adenylyl-L-tyrosine phosphorylase codes for the protein MAREYSETVALLTSGVEDVGRAKTLLTAIMQAAPQIEIPKLIENLGQTADPDQVLLSLDRIFSEDARHPSGITAMLSARQIGNRTLRLLGASEFFASYLVTHPAALAPLEQEPEPETYLAQLLNAVGAKNLGSDENPCWVADSQAHDLELRRVYYALLAQLAAEDLAHAGTAGAKAEFQATSRRISDLVDAALEAGLALARRDHDPEGQIAFSVVAMGKTGARELNYISDVDVIYVGQARDGADLDSAEANRRATAIAQALGSYCSATGPEPALWVLDAALRPEGKDGALVRTLESHLDYYQRWAKTWEFQALLKARPAAGDRELGAHYLSTIRPFVWSAVEREGFVEDTRAMRRRVEKLLDPKKAGREIKLGAGGLRDVEFTVQLLQLVHGRVDESLRVRATLDALQALIAGGYIGRDQGEEMADYYRFLRVIEHRTQLDRMRRTHLFPQDAQLRRVARSIDVTRFSEGEKLTQAWQEVRQKVRGLHEEIYYRPLLPAMAKLSAGVAALDSAAAQSRLQAIGYRDPKRALEHIEALTSGVSRRAAIQRQLLPVLLDWLADGVDPDGGLLAFRQVSDALGDTHWYLGLLRDSGTAARSLTRLLSSSPLVAGLLPANPDAIKWLDDESQLRGRTREELEREILASFERQPDLDKQAARLRAVRGRELLRAAMVDVLQGIDPLRTAQRLTDVGEAVLAGALDLALRKLNVQQAPIAPGHKGGGEPQSSQVASATRALASGGYYADHLVVGMGRFGGGESGYASDADVVFYYRPWRELGNPAAGYLPTAPMAESPAGVTETDPAASEIRKRAAAEATSLVNAVSSILSGAQAGAWRVDTDLRPEGRSGPVSKDLGLLEDYFARWASAWERQALLRARPVVGSPALRTDFAAIVDPVRFDTPPEAKELKEIRRLKARMEAERIGGGQVAGAGKTAAAVRHVKLGPGGLSDVEWSVQLLQMCHASEVPGLRCVSTGDALRAAVSAGLISAPDAEMLRTAWMMAMSIRAANVLGSGRTTGKKLDVLPVDRLLVTTAALLGYAEGAHQDLTDDWMRTARLARGVVEQIFYE
- a CDS encoding helix-turn-helix transcriptional regulator, with product MAEKIIQLRKKNGWSQEDLAAELGVSRQAISKWESAQSIPDITRILDMSKIFSVSTDFLVKDELEMSDATTSVQEPAVSDASPSSPRVVSMEEAVGLLDVKTQSSKLAAWGTALCIFGAAFLVLFTFLIDFPGVRLSENLSLSIGMVGMVILVGTGVAALTAYGIRVKPFEYLEKEPFETAYGVDGMAKQRREKFHQTYVTKLFGGGLLCMAAVVMVLLGSMWSEDSSGNTTTLVSLVPAGVAVAGFGVYLLISASIPMRALRQLLQEESVAAPDKRSARIIEPISTAYWLIVLAVFLAYVFISKNWGMSWVIFPVALALYGALVAILHAILDNKSDKYTQGGKTS
- a CDS encoding histidine phosphatase family protein is translated as MRLVLIRHGQTDSNLSGALDTAWPGRPLNATGREQAAALVEKYHQLVGAAPQRLASSFILRARQTAEPLAQEFSLPVQVDPDLREVRAGLLEMSTTQQDTREYLYTAIDWGTGNLDRRMPGAETGAQTLARFDRGIARLCAGLEDDPQATVVVIIHGAIMRVWGANRIEGLTLDLLSQFPCLNCSLTMATGSPTAGWKAELWSDRKLEDWPVVPGAQPRTSKEAREQLEAVLFS
- a CDS encoding serine/threonine protein phosphatase; protein product: MNTLTKLIIIQAIILVIQIILYFGSERFQHVFHNPQRRLDQHIPRIPAFVYPYVLWFPLIVIFPIGLYYFSPGNWVALQLAWIFCVVVSVAAYLAYPTTFQRQELGQSLTERLLALVYKTSYRGVNCAPSLHCSTSMMIAFTAVVTVQMPWWLRVVSVLVAVAIVLATQFTKQHALVDLLTAIPVAAISLTIGFGVTAAGGTELIQTWFGL
- a CDS encoding amino acid ABC transporter ATP-binding protein yields the protein MSNDLMTNSPLDTADLGGIVDAFPDLQPGELIPAPADVAGTMVALRNVHKYFGHLHVLKGIDLDIHKGEVCVLIGPSGSGKSTVLRCINQLETITSGRIYLDGQLLGMSEEKAPLPGRRRSWYLKTGALTERNTVLRELPDKVVSAQRERIGMVFQRFNLFPHKTALENVMEAPVHVLRKSRDEAIEQARQLLDRVGLGDRMEHYPSQLSGGQQQRVAIARALAMDPELMLFDEPTSALDPELVGEVLQVMKDLARDGMTMMVVTHEIGFAREVGHTLAFMDEGQIMEIGSPAEVLDNPREARTREFVSKVL
- a CDS encoding amino acid ABC transporter permease; the protein is MSEDNLEFNHPRPVFRLGRWVSVAVVALVVLGLINSLFTNPNYHWEMVWAYLTHPNLIKGIGFTLALTVGAMTIGVTLAITMAVMRQSPNPVLKGVAWFYIWFFRGTPIYTQLIFWGLLPTLYPMITLGIPFGPQLFAVETKLVLNMFWSAMLGLGLNEGAYLAEIVRAGLNSVNPGQWEAATALGMKRGMILRRIIIPQAMRVIVPPTGNETISMLKTTSLVSVVPFTLELNFQAQNLGRLTFMPVPMMICAAIWYLLITSILMVGQYYLEKYFGKGFNTQQAATTPRHKTLSAATETKTLLDVKS